The following are encoded together in the Cytophagales bacterium genome:
- a CDS encoding DUF4956 domain-containing protein: MKTLLLFDIGALEKIKFFGSQLIDVNDLGELVFRFAINLLFVFIIIRLIFYPIYKQKQYLFTYFLFNITIFLVCILLSNVKLKIGFAFGLFAVFSILRYRTETIPIREMTYLFVIITMGVINALSSKKVSYAELLFTNVVIVFTIYGLERIWFQKKELIKDINYEKIELINPEKYDQLIKDLRERTGLDIHRVDIVSINFLRDTARLKIYYYEKIVTQN, translated from the coding sequence ATGAAAACATTACTATTGTTTGATATTGGAGCGCTGGAAAAAATAAAATTTTTCGGTAGCCAGCTTATAGATGTAAACGATCTTGGAGAGCTGGTGTTCAGATTTGCCATAAACCTGTTGTTTGTTTTTATCATCATCAGGTTGATCTTTTATCCGATATATAAACAGAAGCAGTACTTGTTTACTTACTTTCTTTTCAATATTACGATATTCCTGGTATGTATCTTACTCAGTAACGTAAAACTAAAGATTGGTTTTGCTTTCGGACTTTTTGCTGTTTTTTCTATACTCAGGTATCGTACAGAAACAATACCTATCAGAGAGATGACCTATTTGTTTGTGATCATAACGATGGGAGTGATAAACGCACTTTCAAGTAAAAAAGTAAGCTATGCTGAGCTGCTATTTACCAACGTTGTCATCGTATTTACTATTTATGGGCTTGAAAGAATATGGTTCCAGAAAAAAGAACTTATTAAAGACATCAACTACGAAAAAATCGAATTGATCAATCCTGAAAAATATGATCAGCTCATTAAAGATCTGAGAGAACGCACAGGGCTTGATATTCACAGAGTTGATATTGTGAGCATCAATTTTTTAAGAGATACTGCCAGGCTGAAGATTTATTATTACGAAAAAATAGTAACTCAAAATTAA
- a CDS encoding T9SS type A sorting domain-containing protein produces MMKSISFCRVLVWGFMFFYLFLFQVTGIAQITLDSNNFPVPGSSFTRYYAVAEGVINNLGGPGAGQEYNFSNVWVIPNWVAEQYLGTTNPDTINYSDPGTTPFAGEHPGTNVAQHFPGDLEQYIYYTSDNNAWWKNGMTWIGYFTDTIQVDTLHIKYLPSVVDTLLSNQYTYGYSETEYSLGIINFFVGATAIDIYYHTFKNIVVDGWGTLSTPFNFYNNVLRVKYVEYKYDSVFINGNFDSGGLDTLYYYHYYVKNVRHPVIIAHTDMFDTIGYFEILNVPLVMYGCTDTTANNYNPLANQDDGSCIYCSPISYTITPDTNICTGDTIALTVTGGTTHLWSTGDTTNSILVTPDITSVYSVYLSDTSSCWELASIEVKVYEDVQAGFWVDPNTLSDSVLFVNTSTGAIGYFWDFDDPVNGTSAEENPRHLYSTPGTKDVMLIASNPCSVDTFYTVIVATGLEKFQVSSFRFQVYPNPGRDNVFISFYLNDNAPVELSVVDLYGRKQVIVNSAKGGFAFGGKTEMTSGAHKFYIGSGDFAAGIYIVRLNIDGVNYQRKWVKM; encoded by the coding sequence ATGATGAAATCAATTTCATTTTGCAGAGTTTTAGTGTGGGGGTTTATGTTTTTTTACCTGTTTTTATTCCAGGTCACCGGCATTGCCCAAATTACACTTGACAGCAATAACTTTCCTGTTCCCGGCTCTTCATTCACCCGTTATTATGCCGTAGCTGAGGGTGTAATAAACAACCTGGGCGGGCCGGGTGCAGGTCAGGAATATAATTTCTCCAATGTTTGGGTAATACCTAACTGGGTTGCGGAGCAATACTTAGGTACCACCAATCCCGATACAATTAATTATTCAGACCCTGGTACAACACCATTTGCCGGTGAGCATCCGGGTACAAATGTTGCACAGCACTTTCCGGGAGATCTAGAACAATACATTTATTACACATCTGATAATAATGCCTGGTGGAAAAATGGTATGACATGGATAGGTTATTTTACCGATACCATCCAGGTTGACACACTTCATATAAAATATTTACCATCTGTTGTGGATACCCTGCTTTCAAATCAATATACCTACGGCTATTCAGAAACAGAATACTCACTTGGTATAATTAATTTTTTTGTTGGAGCTACCGCCATAGATATATATTATCATACTTTTAAAAATATTGTTGTGGACGGATGGGGCACATTATCTACTCCATTCAACTTTTATAATAACGTGCTCAGAGTAAAATATGTTGAATATAAGTATGACAGTGTTTTCATAAATGGAAATTTCGATTCCGGTGGTTTGGATACACTCTATTATTACCATTATTATGTAAAGAATGTAAGACATCCTGTCATAATTGCCCATACAGATATGTTTGACACAATTGGTTACTTTGAAATCCTGAACGTTCCACTTGTTATGTACGGATGTACCGATACAACAGCTAATAATTACAACCCATTAGCCAACCAGGATGACGGTAGTTGTATTTATTGCAGCCCTATTTCATATACCATTACACCCGATACTAACATTTGTACCGGAGATACCATTGCTTTAACAGTAACAGGCGGCACTACCCATCTTTGGTCAACAGGAGATACAACAAACTCTATTTTAGTCACTCCTGATATTACAAGCGTCTATAGTGTTTACTTAAGCGATACATCTTCTTGCTGGGAGCTGGCAAGTATTGAAGTAAAGGTATATGAAGATGTGCAGGCAGGATTTTGGGTTGACCCCAATACGCTTTCCGATTCGGTGTTATTTGTAAATACTTCTACCGGAGCCATAGGTTATTTCTGGGATTTTGATGACCCTGTAAATGGAACAAGCGCTGAAGAGAATCCAAGACATCTTTATTCAACACCCGGAACGAAAGACGTTATGCTGATTGCTTCAAATCCTTGTTCTGTTGATACTTTCTATACAGTAATTGTTGCAACAGGTCTGGAAAAGTTTCAGGTTTCAAGTTTCAGGTTTCAAGTTTATCCCAATCCCGGAAGGGACAATGTTTTTATCAGTTTTTATTTAAATGATAACGCCCCTGTTGAACTTTCGGTTGTTGATTTGTATGGCAGAAAGCAGGTAATTGTAAATTCCGCCAAAGGTGGATTTGCCTTTGGCGGAAAAACCGAAATGACAAGCGGTGCTCATAAATTTTATATTGGATCCGGTGATTTTGCTGCCGGTATTTATATTGTACGATTAAATATTGATGGGGTTAATTATCAGCGGAAATGGGTTAAAATGTAG
- a CDS encoding T9SS type A sorting domain-containing protein yields MFKKVTQRSLILIAPAILYFNFQVEILAQIPGDYLFPSDSIHKIEITFLQLNWWDSLKIYHENYLTGGNIQYLNADVKLDALQLNYVGIRLKGLSSYYQVVNNGGKKVSFKIDFNQYIPGQNFDGLRKINLHNGYNDPTLMREKIFLDFLNRQGMFAPRCTYTELYINGAYWGFYTLVEQVDPTFLNTKFGDNTGNLFKATYGNASLAWEGSNQSGYYDNFDLKTNETINDWSDLVHLCDVINNTPDAQFQDLLETVLATDHYIGLWAANNLFVNFDVYEYAANNYYLYDNPFDNKFYWIAWDVNSAFGGGWWNMSVAQKQNLSVYYLPDPPPFPLTDNVPLTDSLLQNSYYTEKYLNTICSYLQGDFTTQYLYNLIDSLYNRIKPLVYADTNKLYTNQDFENNINFAVSIGLNKQLAGLKPFIAERINNVSNEISCVVGNSGFTTYDLGFTIFPNPFNTFTTIFIQYPSKMQFKDLSFVLYDLTGRKMKQVKVSGNKVKIHRGNLADGLYFYKLMDKRRILATGKVIIQ; encoded by the coding sequence ATGTTTAAAAAGGTAACTCAAAGATCCCTTATATTAATTGCACCTGCTATTTTATATTTCAACTTTCAAGTTGAGATACTTGCACAAATCCCCGGTGATTATCTTTTCCCGTCTGATAGCATCCACAAAATAGAGATCACTTTTCTCCAGCTTAACTGGTGGGATTCGCTAAAGATCTATCACGAAAATTATCTGACTGGTGGTAATATACAGTATCTCAATGCTGATGTAAAATTAGATGCGTTGCAATTAAATTATGTTGGGATACGCCTCAAAGGGCTTTCTTCTTATTACCAGGTTGTAAATAATGGCGGCAAGAAAGTATCTTTTAAAATTGATTTCAACCAGTATATACCGGGTCAGAATTTTGACGGGCTAAGAAAAATCAACCTGCATAATGGCTACAATGACCCTACACTCATGCGTGAAAAGATCTTTCTGGATTTTCTCAACAGGCAGGGTATGTTTGCTCCCAGATGCACATACACAGAATTATATATTAATGGCGCTTACTGGGGTTTTTACACACTTGTAGAGCAAGTGGATCCCACCTTCCTGAATACAAAATTCGGTGATAATACGGGTAATCTTTTTAAAGCAACATACGGTAACGCCAGCCTGGCATGGGAGGGCAGCAACCAGTCCGGTTATTATGATAATTTTGATTTAAAGACTAATGAGACTATTAACGACTGGTCTGACCTGGTTCATTTGTGTGATGTTATCAACAACACGCCTGACGCGCAGTTTCAGGATCTGTTAGAAACCGTATTGGCCACAGATCACTATATCGGCTTATGGGCTGCTAATAATCTTTTTGTCAATTTTGATGTCTATGAATATGCAGCAAATAATTACTATCTCTATGATAACCCGTTTGACAACAAATTCTACTGGATTGCCTGGGATGTAAATTCGGCATTTGGCGGGGGGTGGTGGAATATGTCAGTAGCCCAAAAGCAAAATCTCTCTGTCTATTATTTGCCCGACCCTCCTCCGTTCCCGCTTACTGACAATGTTCCGCTTACTGATAGCTTGCTTCAAAATAGCTATTACACTGAAAAATACTTAAATACTATATGTAGTTACCTGCAAGGTGACTTCACTACCCAATATTTATACAACCTTATTGATAGTTTGTACAACCGGATCAAACCACTTGTCTATGCCGATACCAATAAGTTGTACACCAACCAGGATTTTGAAAATAATATCAATTTTGCAGTATCCATTGGACTCAACAAACAGCTTGCAGGGCTTAAACCATTTATTGCAGAAAGGATTAATAATGTATCTAATGAAATTAGCTGTGTAGTGGGCAATTCAGGATTTACGACTTATGATTTAGGATTTACGATTTTCCCAAATCCCTTTAACACATTTACAACCATCTTTATTCAGTATCCCTCAAAGATGCAATTCAAAGATTTGAGTTTTGTGTTGTATGATTTAACAGGACGAAAAATGAAACAAGTAAAAGTAAGTGGGAATAAAGTGAAAATTCATAGAGGTAATTTGGCGGACGGGTTGTATTTTTACAAATTAATGGATAAAAGACGTATATTAGCAACGGGGAAAGTTATTATTCAATAA
- a CDS encoding histidine phosphatase family protein has translation MGAKCDSKIHSTSDAIPLRDGIAAIPKTLYIARHAKSSWTDPDLSDFERPLKKRGEKDAPMMGKILASKGVKPELIISSPAKRAITTAHILAKEIKYPIDKIVTNEEIYMASVSDLRDIIEQLNDSLKSVMLVGHNPGFTSLANYLTKHYFDNVPTTGVVAIGFDVSGWNKIKKNSGKVIFFEYPKKYKE, from the coding sequence ATGGGCGCTAAATGCGATAGTAAAATTCATTCAACAAGCGATGCCATCCCTTTGAGGGATGGCATCGCTGCGATTCCCAAGACATTGTATATCGCCCGTCATGCTAAATCCAGTTGGACTGACCCTGATTTATCTGATTTTGAGCGCCCGTTAAAAAAAAGAGGCGAAAAAGATGCGCCCATGATGGGTAAAATACTTGCTTCCAAAGGTGTTAAGCCGGAACTGATCATTTCAAGCCCGGCAAAAAGAGCTATTACTACAGCTCATATCTTAGCTAAAGAAATAAAATATCCTATAGATAAAATAGTTACTAATGAAGAAATCTATATGGCAAGTGTATCAGATCTTCGTGACATTATTGAGCAGCTAAATGATTCTTTAAAGAGCGTTATGCTTGTTGGACATAACCCAGGTTTTACAAGTTTAGCAAATTATCTTACCAAACACTATTTTGATAATGTACCTACTACAGGTGTTGTAGCTATTGGTTTTGATGTGTCAGGATGGAATAAGATTAAAAAAAACAGCGGAAAAGTGATTTTCTTTGAGTATCCTAAAAAGTATAAAGAATAA
- a CDS encoding polyphosphate polymerase domain-containing protein, with the protein MESISTQLAQFHPINLDEMDAVKLMDRRDTKFVFKRDLLPLILGKLSDKYRILQIAKTRSQNYHTLYFDNQDFLLYTKHHNGKLNRYKVRYRQYIDSDLCFLEIKYKNNKGRTMKKRVRKTKMNPVLSQKSKKFIVENSTISPDELVPKLWNKFTRLTLVEVQTKERITIDYNLKYSVSQTETSRYGHSSLRDRHGGTVDLSNLVIAEVKQEKYTISSDFIQLMRKTRIYPMRISKYCIGSVLLFKDLKYNLFKPKLLTLKKLGHENITIV; encoded by the coding sequence TTGGAATCAATTTCTACACAATTAGCTCAATTCCATCCCATAAATCTTGATGAAATGGATGCTGTAAAGCTTATGGACAGAAGGGACACGAAGTTTGTTTTTAAAAGAGACTTATTGCCATTGATCCTGGGAAAACTCAGTGACAAATACCGGATACTGCAAATAGCTAAAACCCGCTCACAAAATTATCATACACTCTATTTTGATAACCAGGACTTTTTGCTTTATACCAAACACCACAATGGTAAATTAAACCGCTATAAAGTCAGGTACAGACAATACATTGATTCTGATCTATGCTTTCTGGAAATAAAATACAAAAACAACAAGGGTAGAACTATGAAAAAAAGGGTGAGAAAAACTAAAATGAACCCTGTTTTGTCCCAAAAAAGCAAAAAGTTTATTGTAGAAAATTCTACAATAAGTCCTGATGAATTGGTTCCGAAATTGTGGAATAAATTCACCCGCTTAACGTTGGTAGAAGTGCAAACGAAAGAACGGATAACTATTGACTACAATCTGAAATATTCAGTCTCTCAGACAGAAACATCCCGATACGGTCATTCTTCCCTACGGGATAGGCATGGCGGCACGGTAGATTTATCTAATTTGGTTATTGCAGAAGTAAAACAGGAAAAATATACAATCAGCTCTGATTTTATTCAGCTAATGCGCAAGACCCGTATTTATCCTATGCGCATAAGTAAATACTGTATTGGTTCGGTTTTATTGTTTAAGGACCTGAAATATAATTTGTTCAAACCTAAATTATTAACACTCAAAAAACTAGGCCATGAAAACATTACTATTGTTTGA
- a CDS encoding 2-oxoisovalerate dehydrogenase — MNEIIFIIEESPEGGYAAKALGESIFTEADTVPELKDMIKDAIICHFDEGKHPKIVRLF; from the coding sequence ATGAACGAAATAATTTTTATTATAGAAGAATCCCCTGAAGGTGGATACGCAGCAAAAGCACTGGGTGAGAGTATATTTACAGAAGCTGATACTGTGCCTGAATTAAAAGATATGATCAAAGATGCTATCATATGTCATTTTGATGAAGGCAAACACCCTAAAATAGTCCGATTATTTTAA
- a CDS encoding T9SS type A sorting domain-containing protein: MKRTNTYVIVLFLVLLHFKLLKAQIVINEVSSANATTIFDEDGEATDWIELYNTDSSPVNLEGYIISDNTWQLNKWTFPDVIIGPNDYLTLFASGKNRVTFFDHWETAVLPNDVWWYTVPTSEPDSTWRISSFFIYDSTWQQGQGGIGYGDGDDSTLLIPPVISVYMRNVFNIVDTSMIASAVLHIDYDDAFVAYLNGVEIARSNIGENGTPTPFNFTAFEDHEAAMYSGGLPETYFVDESVFINGNNVLAIQVHNIGPFSSDLSAIPFLSLAIKDNSANYDPTPQWFNIGVARMHTNFKLEQAGEILSLSDSMGLILDQIVIDTMQIDNSIGRLPDGSSTTVFFGKPTPDSTNNNSAGFTGYVADPSFSVDGGFYSTVQILSISNSIQGAYTRYTTDGSIPDSTSIPYTVPINIDSTMVIRARSYHDTLLTSNIVSNTYFHNDPTSPTLPVISITTNPENLWDPIKGIYIKGPNVDSADGVPFFNANFWKRTEIPVHIEYYDKQRSQGFEQDVGLKIFGNWSRSNPQKSFKIIAREDYGVSRINYKLFPDKEIYSFKQFVLRNAGNDFNIPHFRDAIIQKLAITNTDIDAESYQPCVVYLNGKYWGVYNIREKINEHFIASNHGVDPDSIDLLEYGGAVMVGDQEKWYEFLIFMFLNDLNDSVNYETVKSWLDIDNFIDYFAVEIHTNNGDWLGNNVRYWRERKDGAKWRYILWDLDFGFSNWNPPSFNGLQWTIDKACDSVSNPWYCIENGLFFDFHAEIFAKLLLENLSFRNAFINRSADLINTIFTPQYFSTLVYQFRDTLDAEMPRQFERWGGGFYEYEFGTPGRGSYDDWINFNIPDLISNNNNRQIFARQHIQQVFNLKQQVPVTLNVNPPNAGKIRINTVDIEQFPWAGIYFDSVPITITAIPNPGFTFSFWQSNIKYPAPDNNISLTFNPDTNDVFTAYFFGAPDTPRVTISEINYRSFAGTNPGDWIELHNYSTEAMDISGWVFKDGNEQNSFIIPDSTILSPDEYLVLCADTAKFFNRFPNVSNVIGPFNFGLSIYGEPLRLYNQQMNLYLSATYGTTPPWPNEPNGLGWTLELLDPTVDLNNPSSWFAGCYRGSPGTAFIPCATTSVPESDNIFVDDVVAVYPNPVQDYLVLEINPEKLVPNPAKGGEGTAATFTFLLMDITGREVFRRDNIKEEEIIIQNQFPSGIYIYKVFSGDGYLNRGKLVFE, from the coding sequence ATGAAGCGAACTAATACATATGTAATTGTATTGTTTTTAGTGTTATTGCATTTTAAATTGCTTAAAGCACAAATTGTCATAAACGAAGTATCCTCAGCCAATGCTACCACTATTTTTGACGAAGATGGAGAAGCTACCGACTGGATAGAACTTTACAATACAGATAGCAGCCCGGTTAATCTGGAGGGGTATATTATCAGTGATAATACATGGCAATTAAATAAATGGACATTCCCTGACGTAATAATTGGCCCGAATGATTATCTCACGCTCTTTGCCTCCGGGAAAAATCGCGTTACGTTTTTTGATCACTGGGAAACAGCAGTACTTCCAAATGATGTCTGGTGGTATACAGTTCCCACATCAGAACCTGATAGCACCTGGCGTATTTCTTCTTTCTTTATCTATGATTCCACATGGCAGCAGGGACAGGGTGGCATTGGTTATGGTGATGGAGATGACAGCACTTTGTTAATTCCTCCTGTTATTTCGGTTTATATGCGAAACGTGTTCAATATTGTGGATACAAGTATGATTGCAAGCGCGGTTTTGCATATTGACTACGATGATGCTTTTGTTGCCTATCTCAATGGGGTAGAAATAGCAAGGTCTAATATCGGAGAAAACGGCACTCCTACGCCTTTTAACTTCACTGCTTTCGAAGACCATGAAGCCGCAATGTATTCCGGTGGGCTGCCAGAAACATACTTTGTTGACGAGTCAGTATTCATTAATGGGAATAATGTTTTAGCCATACAGGTACACAACATAGGGCCTTTTTCCTCTGACCTGTCTGCCATACCTTTTCTTTCATTAGCGATCAAAGATAATTCTGCCAATTATGATCCCACTCCGCAATGGTTTAATATCGGGGTAGCGAGGATGCATACCAATTTCAAATTAGAACAGGCAGGAGAAATTCTCTCCTTATCCGACTCAATGGGCTTAATTCTCGATCAAATAGTCATTGACACCATGCAAATTGACAATTCCATAGGTCGTTTACCAGATGGGAGTTCAACTACGGTGTTTTTTGGAAAACCAACACCAGATTCTACAAACAATAATTCTGCAGGATTTACCGGTTATGTTGCAGACCCGTCCTTTTCTGTTGATGGTGGTTTTTACTCTACTGTGCAGATACTGAGCATCTCTAACTCAATACAGGGCGCTTATACCCGGTACACGACTGATGGCAGCATCCCCGATTCCACTTCCATCCCTTATACAGTCCCCATTAATATTGATTCAACAATGGTTATCCGTGCACGATCTTATCATGATACACTGCTCACAAGCAATATCGTATCAAACACTTATTTTCATAACGATCCCACATCGCCCACCTTGCCTGTAATATCCATCACCACCAATCCTGAAAATCTCTGGGATCCGATCAAGGGAATTTATATTAAAGGCCCTAATGTAGATTCTGCAGACGGAGTTCCGTTTTTCAATGCTAACTTCTGGAAGCGTACAGAAATCCCTGTTCATATTGAATATTATGACAAACAACGCAGCCAGGGCTTTGAACAGGATGTGGGGCTGAAAATATTTGGCAACTGGTCGAGGTCTAACCCACAAAAGAGCTTTAAGATCATTGCCAGGGAAGATTATGGTGTTTCAAGAATCAATTACAAACTTTTTCCTGACAAGGAGATATACAGCTTTAAGCAATTTGTGCTCAGAAATGCCGGAAACGATTTTAATATCCCACATTTTAGAGATGCGATCATTCAAAAGTTAGCTATTACCAATACCGATATTGACGCGGAATCCTATCAACCCTGCGTTGTTTATCTCAATGGCAAATACTGGGGGGTGTATAACATTCGGGAAAAAATTAACGAGCACTTCATTGCTAGTAATCACGGTGTAGACCCGGATAGCATTGATCTGCTGGAATATGGTGGAGCGGTGATGGTAGGAGATCAGGAAAAATGGTATGAATTTTTAATATTTATGTTTTTAAATGACCTTAATGACTCTGTAAATTATGAAACCGTAAAATCCTGGCTCGACATTGACAATTTCATTGATTATTTCGCTGTAGAAATTCATACCAACAACGGTGACTGGTTAGGTAATAATGTCAGGTACTGGAGGGAAAGGAAAGACGGTGCGAAATGGAGGTACATATTATGGGACCTGGATTTTGGATTTTCTAATTGGAATCCTCCCTCTTTTAACGGTTTACAGTGGACTATTGACAAGGCCTGTGACAGCGTCAGCAATCCATGGTATTGCATTGAGAATGGCCTTTTTTTTGATTTTCATGCTGAGATTTTCGCCAAGCTTTTATTAGAAAATCTCAGTTTTAGAAATGCGTTTATTAACAGGTCTGCCGACCTGATAAACACTATTTTCACTCCACAATATTTTTCAACACTGGTTTATCAGTTTCGCGATACGCTGGATGCCGAAATGCCCCGGCAATTTGAAAGATGGGGAGGGGGATTTTATGAATATGAATTTGGCACCCCTGGAAGAGGAAGTTATGACGATTGGATAAATTTTAATATTCCTGACCTGATCTCAAATAATAATAACAGGCAAATTTTTGCCAGGCAGCATATTCAACAGGTATTTAACTTAAAACAACAAGTTCCCGTTACCCTGAATGTCAATCCTCCCAATGCCGGAAAGATCAGGATCAATACCGTTGATATTGAGCAATTTCCCTGGGCGGGCATTTACTTTGACAGTGTCCCTATAACCATTACTGCCATTCCCAATCCGGGTTTTACCTTTTCTTTCTGGCAATCCAATATCAAGTATCCTGCACCTGATAATAATATTTCTTTAACATTCAATCCTGATACCAATGATGTATTCACCGCCTATTTCTTTGGCGCACCGGATACACCGAGAGTCACTATCAGCGAGATCAATTACCGCTCTTTTGCCGGGACAAATCCAGGCGATTGGATTGAGTTGCATAACTATAGCACCGAGGCAATGGATATCTCCGGCTGGGTTTTCAAAGATGGCAACGAGCAGAATAGTTTTATTATTCCAGATAGTACGATATTAAGCCCGGATGAATATTTGGTGCTTTGTGCCGATACGGCTAAGTTTTTTAACCGGTTTCCCAATGTAAGCAATGTCATCGGACCTTTTAACTTTGGATTGAGCATTTACGGGGAGCCACTTCGTCTATACAATCAGCAAATGAACCTTTATCTGTCAGCAACATACGGTACCACTCCACCATGGCCCAATGAGCCAAACGGCCTGGGATGGACGTTGGAACTTTTAGACCCTACCGTAGATTTGAATAATCCATCAAGCTGGTTTGCCGGTTGTTATCGAGGATCACCGGGCACGGCTTTCATTCCTTGTGCTACTACCAGCGTGCCTGAATCAGATAATATCTTTGTTGACGATGTGGTTGCAGTTTATCCTAATCCCGTTCAGGATTATCTTGTGCTGGAAATCAATCCTGAAAAGCTTGTCCCGAACCCCGCCAAAGGCGGGGAGGGAACTGCTGCTACTTTTACTTTTTTATTAATGGATATAACCGGCAGAGAAGTTTTTCGTAGAGATAATATAAAAGAGGAGGAAATAATTATTCAAAATCAATTTCCGTCAGGTATTTATATTTATAAAGTATTTTCAGGTGATGGATATTTGAACAGGGGTAAATTGGTGTTTGAGTAA
- a CDS encoding DUF2490 domain-containing protein — translation MTKLTFVFFLAILYSFKILAQTQDLEFWPSAQLNYNLSKEFRISGEQQLRLDQLNQNNLRFKTTFTNLALRYRISKYIRIRANYRFIIRQTNAGNIRIRQRIAGDLLARYRKKKFPVRLNYRLRYQVLYPGQGRNPRKFLRNKLAVSYNASRLVDPFVAGELYYRIRNKPNEFQKYRLFLGLDFRLNKKSDLTLFYLYQREINVNNPALDHVIGMGYSFTLL, via the coding sequence ATGACCAAACTTACATTTGTATTTTTTTTAGCGATCCTATATTCCTTCAAAATTCTTGCCCAAACCCAGGATCTTGAATTTTGGCCCAGCGCTCAATTGAATTATAACCTTTCAAAAGAGTTCCGTATTAGTGGTGAACAACAACTGCGCTTAGATCAATTAAATCAAAACAATTTACGTTTTAAAACTACATTCACCAATTTGGCGCTAAGGTATCGTATTAGCAAATACATTCGTATTCGGGCAAACTATAGATTCATTATCAGGCAAACTAACGCTGGAAATATTAGGATACGTCAAAGAATTGCTGGTGACCTGCTTGCCAGATACCGGAAGAAAAAATTTCCCGTCAGACTTAATTACAGGCTCCGTTATCAGGTCCTCTACCCTGGGCAGGGAAGAAATCCCAGAAAATTTCTCAGAAATAAATTGGCTGTATCCTATAATGCTTCAAGGCTAGTTGATCCATTCGTTGCTGGTGAATTGTATTACCGCATTCGCAATAAACCGAATGAGTTTCAAAAATATCGTTTATTTTTGGGCCTGGATTTCAGGTTAAACAAAAAAAGTGATTTAACCCTTTTTTATTTATATCAAAGGGAGATAAATGTAAATAATCCGGCATTAGACCATGTGATCGGGATGGGGTATAGTTTTACGTTACTATAA